A genomic stretch from Centroberyx gerrardi isolate f3 chromosome 10, fCenGer3.hap1.cur.20231027, whole genome shotgun sequence includes:
- the LOC139931498 gene encoding LOW QUALITY PROTEIN: trace amine-associated receptor 1-like (The sequence of the model RefSeq protein was modified relative to this genomic sequence to represent the inferred CDS: deleted 1 base in 1 codon) encodes MIESFSQKAARPQQLLLSSSSLMMETLEGGELCFPQLLNTSCRKQMRPHSEVMLLYILLSSISLLTVALNLLVIISVSHYRQLHTPTNLLLLSLAVSDFLNGLLLIPTEILFIVSCWFLGDFMCVLYYFVAFIIISASVGNMVLISVDRYVAICDPLCYPTKITQRRVKICVCLCWVCPAFWCGLLLKDLLRQPGRYNSCIGECVVVHNYITGAVDLVLTFIGPITVIIVLYMRVFVVAVSQARAMRSHIVAVTLQRSVTVTAKKSERKAARTLGIVIAVFLICFCPFSCLSLAGEDILTTILSEAFVIALYYFNSCLNPVIYAFFYPWFRKAIKHIVTLQILQPDSCEANIL; translated from the exons ATGATAGAGAGCTTTAGTCAGAAAGctgccagacctcagcagcttctcctctcctcctct tctctgatgatggagaccctggaaggaggtgaactctgctttccacagctcctcaacacttcctgcaggaagcagATGCGTCCTCACTCTGAGGTCATGCTCCTCTAcattctgctgtcctccatctctctgctcactgtggctctcaacctgctggtcatcatctccGTCTCCCACTACAG gcagctccacacccccaccaacctcctcctcctctccctggctgtctcagaCTTCCTCAATGGCCTTCTCCTGATACCGACTGAAATCCTCTTCATAGTTAGCTGCTGGTTTCTGGGTGACTTCATGTGTGTTCTGTATTACTTTGTGGCCTTTATCATCATCTCTGCCTCAGTAGGAAACATGGTGCTCATATCAGTCGACCGCTATGTGGCTATTTGTGACCCTCTGTGTTACCCCACCAAAATCACTCAGAGAAGAgttaaaatctgtgtttgtctgtgttgggtCTGTCCTGCTTTCTGGTGCGGTCTCCTTCTAAAGGATTTACTGAGGCAACCAGGCAGGTATAATTCCTGCATTGGAGAGTGTGTAGTTGTCCATAACTACATCACAGGAGCTGTTGACCTTGTTTTGACCTTTATTGGTCCCATTACTGTCATCATAGTTCTGtatatgagagtatttgtggtggctgtgtctcaggctcgtgccatgcgatcccacattgtggctgtcacactccagcgttcagtgactgtaactgctaagaaatctgagaggaaagcagccaggactcttggtattgtcatagctgtgtttctaatatgtttctgtccattttcctgtctctctcttgcaggTGAGGACATCTTGACCACTATATTATCTGAAGCCTTTGTGATCGCTCTGTACTATTTTAACTCCTGTTTAAACCCTGTGATCTATGCCTTTTTCTATCCCTGGTTTAGAAAAGCTATTAAACACATCGTCACacttcagatactgcagcctgactcctgtgaggccaacatactgtag
- the LOC139931495 gene encoding trace amine-associated receptor 13c-like produces the protein MMETLEGGELCFPQLLNTSCRKQMRPHSEAMLLYILLSSISLLTVALNLLAIISISHFRQLHTPTNLLLLSLAVSDFLVGLLLMPVEILLIGACWFLGDFMCALFHYASFIVTSASVGNMVLISVDRYVAICDPLRYPTKITQGRVKICVCLCWIFSALYNCLILRDFLRQPNRYNFCYGECVVVINYITGAVDLVVTFIGPITVIIVLYMRVFVVAVSQARAMRSHTVAVTLQRSVTVTAKKSEMKAARTLGIVIVVFLICFCPYYYPSLAGQDTSSGASYSAFGAWLLYCNSCLNPVIYAFFYPWFRKAIKLIVTLQILQPDSCEANIL, from the exons atgatggagaccctggaaggaggtgaactctgctttccacagctcctcaacacttcctgcaggaagcagatgcgtcctcactctgaggccatgctcctctacattctgctgtcctccatctctctgctcactgtgGCTCTCAACCTGCTGGCGATCATCTCCATTTCCCACTTCAG gcagctccacacccccaccaacctcctcctcctctccctggctgtctcagaCTTCCTTGTGGGCCTCCTGCTGATGCCGGTTGAAATCCTCCTCATAGGGGCCTGCTGGTTTCTGGGGGACTTCATGTGTGCTCTCTTTCACTATGCTTCCTTTATTGTTACCTCTGCCTCTGTAGGAAACATGGTGCTCATATCAGTCGACCGCTATGTGGCTATTTGTGACCCTCTGCGTTACCCCACCAAAATCACTCAGGGAAGAgttaaaatctgtgtttgtctgtgttggatCTTTTCTGCTCTCTACAACTGTTTGATACTCAGGGATTTCCTGAGACAACCAAACAGGTATAATTTCTGCtatggagagtgtgtggttgtCATTAACTACATCACAGGAGCTGTTGACCTTGTTGTGACCTTTATTGGTCCCATTACTGTCATCATAGTTCTGtatatgagagtatttgtggtggctgtgtctcaggctcgtgccatgcgatcccacactgtggctgtcacactccagcgttcagtgactgtaactgctaagaaatctgagatgaaagcagccaggactcttGGTATTGTCATAGTTGTTTTTCTAATATGTTTCTGTCCGTATTACTATCCCTCTCTTGCAGGCCAGGATACCTCAAGTGGTGCTTCATATTCAGCCTTTGGGGCCTGGCTGCTTTATTGTAATTCCTGTCTAAATCCTGTGATCTATGCCTTTTTCTATCCCTGGTTTAGAAAAGCTATTAAACTGATTGTTACacttcagatactgcagcctgactcctgtgaggccaacatactgtag
- the LOC139928264 gene encoding trace amine-associated receptor 13c-like → MMETLEGGELCFPQLLNTSCRRPIRPRFEVMFLYILLSSISLLTVALNLLAIISISHFRQLHTPTNLLLLSLAVSDFIVGLLMPIEILLIGACWFLGDFMCALFYYTSFIVISASVGNMVLISVDRYVAICDPLRYPTKITQRRVKICVCLCWVCSALYNCLILKDFLRQPNRYNSCVGECVVVVNYITGVVDFLFTFTAPITVIIVLYMRVFVVAVSQARAMRSHIVAVTLQRSVTVTAKKSEMKAARTLGIVIAVFLICFCPYYYPSLAGQDTSSSASYSTFGVWLLYCNSCLNPVIYAFFYPWFRKAIKLIVTLQILQPDSCEANIL, encoded by the exons atgatggagaccctggaaggaggtgaactctgctttccacagctcctcaacacttcctgcaggAGGCCGATACGTCCTCGCTTCGAAGTCATGTTCCTCTAcattctgctgtcctccatctctctgctcactgtgGCTCTCAACCTACTGGCGATCATCTCCATTTCCCACTTCAG gcagctccacacccccaccaacctcctcctcctctccctggctgtctcagaCTTCATCGTTGGCCTCCTGATGCCGATTGAAATCCTCCTCATAGGGGCCTGCTGGTTTCTGGGGGACTTCATGTGTGCTCTCTTTTACTATACTTCCTTCATTGTTATCTCTGCCTCAGTAGGAAACATGGTGCTCATATCAGTCGACCGCTATGTGGCTATTTGTGACCCTCTGCGTTACCCCACCAAAATCACTCAGAGAAGAgttaaaatctgtgtttgtctgtgttgggtctgttctgctctctACAACTGTTTGATACTAAAGGATTTCCTGAGACAACCAAACAGGTATAATTCCTgtgttggagagtgtgtggttgtCGTTAACTACATCACCGGAGTTGTTGACTTTCTTTTTACCTTTACTGCTCCCATTACTGTCATCATAGTTCTGtatatgagagtatttgtggtggctgtgtctcaggctcgtgccatgcgatcccacattgtggctgtcacactccagcgttcagtgactgtaactgctaagaaatctgagatgaaagcagccaggactcttggtattgtcatagctgtgtttctaatatgtttctGTCCATATTACTATCCCTCTCTTGCAGGCCAGGACACCTCAAGCAGTGCTTCATATTCGACCTTTGGGGTCTGGCTGCTTTATTGTAATTCCTGTTTAAACCCTGTGATCTATGCCTTTTTCTACCCCTGGTTTAGAAAAGCTATTAAACTGATTGTTACacttcagatactgcagcctgactcctgtgaggccaacatactgtag